Part of the Armatimonadota bacterium genome is shown below.
TGAGGGTGTAATCCTCGTCGGGCATTTGCACAACCTCTTTGCCTTCGGTGTCGAACTTAACTTCGCCCATTTTGAGGGAGGTGACTTTGACGGTTGGGGCTTCAAAGACCCCGACAAAGTCTTTAAGGCTCATGGTGCCGGTGGGCTTGCCGACGTTCACACTTTGGTTCAACACATATGAACCGGAAAACCCGGTGTCGAACATGCACGAGACGCGCCTTCCGTTGACCTCGCTATCAACGACAATCGCGTCTGGCAAAATTTTGAAAGGCCACTCGGATTTGCTTTGGGCTGCGTTGGAATTCAGGACGGCGGCGGCGATGGCGGCAGTGAACATTCGTTGACCCCAGAGTCTACTTGAGTTGACGTCTAGGGCGGCTGATCGTTGCAGATGGACGGGAACGGGCTCCGGTAAAATCGCGCGCGATGGCGATGGGGCTTCCGATGGTGCTGCTAGGCTTGGCGCTTTTGGGGCAACCTGCCACCTTGCCGCCGATCATCCCGCAGCCGCAAGAGTATGTCCGCAAATCCGGCGAGTTCGAAATCTTGCCATCGACGGTTATCGTTGCCGGCGCGGGCGAATTGGCGGAGGCGGAGAAGTTCGCGGCCATGCTCCGCCGCTCGACGGGGTATCCGTTGCCGATCCAACCGGCAAAGCCGGCCAAAGACTACATCGAGTTCGAACTCAAGCCAGAAATGAAGTGGCTTGGCGGGGAAGGCTACCGGGTCAGCATCCGCCCGGGGTTTGCCTCGATCCGCTCCTTTGCCGCCGACGGGTTGTTCCACGGCATCCAGACCTTCCGCCAATTGCTGCCGGTCGCAGTCGAATCTGGCGAGCCCGTTTATGCGCCGTGGAAAGTCCCTGCGGTCGAAATTTCGGACACCCCCCGGTTTGGTTGGCGGGGAATGCACCTTGATGAGTCGCGGCACTTTTTCGGCAAGGCCGCGGTGGAGAAGTTCATCGACGTTTTGGCCCTTTATAAGTTCAACCGGTTCCATTGGCATTTGGTGGATGACGGCGGCTGGCGGCTGGAAATCAAGAAATATCCCGACCTCACCCGGGTTGGGGCGTGGCGCATCGGCGACGGACGGGGGTTCAACCCGGCTGAGCTGTTTTTCAACCAGAACGATGGCGTTTACGAGGTTTATGGCGGGTTCTACACCCAGGAAGAAGTGAAGGAAGTGGTTGCTTATGCGGCTGAGCGTCACATCGAAGTCATCCCAGAAATCGAGATGCCGAGCCACTGCCTGCCCGCATTGTGGGCCTACCGCCAGCTGGCCTGCGACAGTGAAAGCGTCAACAAGGTGTTGCCCAGTTTGCGCACTCAGTTTGTGAACACGTTCTGCCCGGGAAAGGAGGAAACCATGTCCTTTATCACCGGGGTGCTGGATGAAGTCTGCGCCCTGTTCCCAAGTCGCGAAATCCACATCGGGGGTGACGAGCCAGATTTGCGGACATGGGAGAGCTGCCGTTCCTGCCAGAGCTTGCGGGAAAGGAACCAACTCAGTGGGGTGGAAGCGGAATACGGCTGGTTTATGCGCCAAGTTTCCGGCTACCTCAAGTCCAAGGGGAAAACCCCGGTGGCATGGGACGAGTCGATCGATTCCGGCCCGATCCCAGGTTTGACGGTGATGAGTTGGCGGGGGATCTCGGGCGCGGTGTCGGCGGTCAAAGCGGGGCTGCCAGCAGTTTTGGCCCCCCAAGACACCGCCTACTTCGACCGGTCGGAATCCATCACCTCAACCGAGAATGTCTACGCCTTCGACCCGATGCCTCCCGGACTCACGGCAGGCCAACAAGCCTTGATCCGGGGTGGCCAAGGCCAGTTATGGACCGAGCGGCTCAACGACTGGCGAGCGGTTGAACAGGCGGCATTCCCGAGGGTGCTTGCCCTGTCAGAAGCCCTTTGGAGCGACACCAAGACGAAAGATTGGGGCCGCTTTGAATCCGGCCTGGGATCACATATCGCGCGCTTGGATGCGATGGGGATCCAGAGCCACATCGAACGGCCGAAGCTGGGTCCAGTGATGGTGGCTTTCCGGGAACGCATTTCGGTGGATCCGCCCGAGACCCCGCCCGGGATGACCTTGCGCCGAACACTGGACGGCAGTGCCCCAACCCCATCAAGCGAGGTGTATGACGGCCCTTTTGCCGTGGCCGCAAGCACGACGCTAAAAGCGGCATTTCAAAGGGGGGGCGGGCCGATGGGAGAGGCTACGACCGTGGAATATGTCTTGGTCGGCCCGGCGCGGGCTGGCCTGCAACCTGGCCTTTGGGCGGATTGGCACCGTGGGCGTTTTCGAAGCGTCGACGGGTTCGCCGATCCTACGGAACGCGGGCAAGTCCCGACTTGGGCAAACCAATGGCGGTATTTGGCCGAGCCGCTTGGTGCAAAGTTTTCTGGTTATCTGCGTATCCCGGCCGATGGCGACTACACCTTTTATTTGCGTAGCGACGACGGTAGCCGGCTGACCTTGGCTGGAGTCCAGCTCATCGATTTGCCGAACGTGGGTGTCGCGCAGGCATCGCAGGCAACGGCGCGGCTGGTCAAAGGGGACTATCCTTTTGAATTGAGCTACTTTGACATGGGCGGCAACCGCGAACTACTTTGGGAAGTCGAGGCAAAGGGTTTCCGCCGCCGCAGCGTGCCAACCGAATGGCTGTTCCGCGACCGGTAACGCGGTAGAGTACGGTGTGGATAGCGGTCCGCGGCGGATTTCGAAGTCTGCTTTCAAGGATGGCAAACGGTGCCCCAAGCGGCTTTGGTTCAGGTGGAACGCTCCTGACCTGGCCACCTCAGACGAGGCGATGCTGGCAAGGGCCGCGCTCGGCCACGAAATCGGACAGTTGGCCCGGGGGCTCAACCCGGGGGGCGTTGAATCGGCGGGGGATACAACTGCATTGCGCCTTGAATCGACCCGTGGCCTTTTGGCCGGTGGCGCCGAGACCATCTATGAGGCCGCATTTGAAGCCGATGGGCTCTACGCCCAAGTGGACATCCTTTACCGTGGACGATCCGGCTGGGTGATCCGCGAGGTGAAGTCGGCGAAGTCAGTCAACGACCAACATGTGACGGATTCCGCCTTCCAACTGATGGTGTTGGAGCGGTCCGGCCTATCGGTCGAACGGGTGGAGATCGTAACGGTGGCCCTGGATGCCCCGGCAATCGCAAGCAGCCGGATCCAAGATTTGTTTGCCGTCCAAGATGTGACCGGTCCCGCAAGGGGCGAGTCGATCGAACTCTTCGATCAGGTCAGAGAACTCCGGGCAATCATCGAGGATGGCCGGGCCGAGGCGGTGGAGCCGGGGCGGCACTGTGATTCGGCCTGCCCCTTTTACTCCCACTGCTTTGCAGCCCTGCCCGACGACGACCTGTTGTTTGCCCCCAACCTCAGCAAAGGGAAGTATGAGGAACTCCGCGCCGCCGGTTACCGCCGGATGTCGGAGTTACCGGACTCTGTGGTCTTGAGCCCCAACGCCGAACATGTTCGCCAAGTCCTGGCATCGGGCCAGGTGCCGTGGGTGGATGCCAGCCTCGCCAAAGCAGTCAGCGGGATGAAGTTCCCTCTCGTGTTTTTGGATTTTGAGACTGCCTCTCCGTTGTTTCCCGTCAACCCGGGGATGCGCGGCGGGGAACTGGTGGTGTTCCAGTTCAGCGCCCATGTCCTTTCCGGGCCAGGCGGCCCGTTGGCCCACTATGAACACATCGACCTCGAATCGCCGGATCCTCACCCTGGAGTTGTGGCCGCTTTGGCCCCGGTCTTTTCAGGTGCTGGTTCAATCTTGCACTACTCGCCGTTTGAAAAGCGGTGCCTCAACCGGTTGGTCGCGGCCGGGGTCGAAGGGGCGAATGGTTTGCTCGGCCAGTTCTTACGGTCGGCGGTGGATATGGAAGGGTTTTTCAAAGGCCCGGTCTATCACCCGGCGATGCGGGGCAAAACATCGATCAAAGTGGTTTTGCCCGCTTTGGTCCCCGACTTGGACTATTCCGATTTGGAGATCAAAAGCGGGGGGATGGCCGAAATGAGTTACATCGAGGCACGGACGGGCAAGCTTGCCGGAGATGAGCTAAACCGCCGCCGCGAGGCTTTGTTGCGTTATTGCGAGCGAGACACCGAGGCCATGGTTCGGCTTTTCAACCGGATTTGGGAACTCTGTCGCTGATTGAGCCATCCGCCCAACCTTGCCAGGATGGGCCCGGGTTCAAATCCGAGCCCATGAAGCAGATTCGAACCTGGTCAATCGTCGTCGCCAAAGAACCTGGGTTCCAACCAAAGGCCGAATCGGGGTTTGGGCGTTGGGGAATCTTTGCCCTTGATCGACTTCCACAAGATGTCGTTCAAGTCTTCGTCGATCCGGCTGTCTTCGGTGTAGAGCGGGATCTTTTCACTATCCGACGACCGGTAGGCCGTCTTCTCATTGAGTTGGCAGACGATCTCGCGGGATGGTTGGATGGCTTTGTAGGGCTCCGAGTTGGAAGCCGCATTGCCGAACACGGCTATCGGCGAAGCCACCGCAACGTATTGGTTCATCGGTCGCAACCCCAAGATCAATTCCATTGTGCGGAGCATGGAATTGGTGTTGTAAAAGGTGCTGTCGTGCGTGCCCTTGCCGATGTAAGGGCTGACCACATAGGCGGTGGACCGGTGGGCGTCGACATGGTCGATTCCGGCTTGGGCATCGTCTTCCAGGATGCAAATGGCCGTTTCTTTCCAAAACTTGGAATGGCTGACGGCTTCAACGAGCTTGCCCACGGCATAGTCGTTGTCGGCGACCTGCGATGACGGGGTGGGGACTCCGGCCCGAGTGCCCAAGGTGTGGTCGTTCCCCAACCTCACGGTTTGGAACCGGGGCATCTCGCCTTGCTCGACAAATTGCTGGAACTCGCGGTTCCACTCGTCGAACCGGTTTGTCGACTTGAATTCCCCATAAGTTTTGACCCGGGCTTGCCAAGTGAAACCGCCATATTCGTCGTAGATTGGCGAATCGCTATAGTTGTTGTCGTAGTGCCGGAAGTTGACATTGGTGTGCCCCTGGAGAACGGGGATAAGGGGGTAGCTGTCGCGGGCATTGGGATCCAGCGATTTGCGCTTGTCATCGTCACCGACGAACGCAGCAAACATTCCGTAGTTCCGGTAGGTGACTTTGTTGGCGGCCATATTCTCCCAAATGTAGCCACTCGCCGGCTTGGCCACGTTTTTTTGGCCAAAAAGCTCGACGGGCTCGCCGTTGACTCCGCCTTCGGTGTCGTAGTTCCGGCCACGGCCGCTGTAGTTGTAGGGCGTGTTCCGGGATCCGTAGGGCGAAGTGTTGCCACTAAGCGACCATTGCCAACCGTCTTGGCTGACTTCGGCGCAGACATAGAAGTTGTCCAGCAGAACGAACCGTTCGGCTAAGGCGTGCTGGTTCGGGGTGACGGCGCGGGGGAACAGGGTGAGCTTTGGGTCGCCGTTCCCTTTGGGGATGTCGCCCAGGACATTGTCATATGTCCGGTTTTCTTTGATGATGTAGATGACGTACTTGATTCCCGGGTTTTGGAATCCGGTGCGCTTGGTGGCGTCGAGCCCGGGCTTGATTCGGTTGTTGACCACAACTTGGCGCGTTAGGGACTTGAACTCTGACGGTTTGGGTGTGGCCAAGTGGGTCACCGTCCCGGCGATGATATCTTGGATGTAGGTGCCTTTTTCTTCCACGGGTGGGTTGTTGGGGTTCATGGCCTGTGTCCCTTTGGCACAGGTGACCAGCATGTGGCCCTTGGATTCCACGACGGCGGTCGGCAGCCAACCGGTCGGGAAGTAGGCCTCCAGCGCGCCCCTTTTGAGGTCGACGGCGGCGACCGCGTCCATATCGCCGAGGGTGGCGTAAAGCGTGCGTTCGTCATCCGAGAGGGTGACACCGAGCGGCCCCGCCCCAGGGATGTTGATCATATCGGTCGGCCGCAGCATGATGGTGTCAACGACCCGGTCGCTGGCCGTGTCGATCACGCTGACGGTGTCGCTGCTGGCGTTGGCGACATAAAGGCGGGTCTGCGCTCGATTGAAGACCATCCCGACCGGCGCGGCCCCGACTTGGATCGACTTGGCAACCTTTCTCGCCCGCAGGTCGAGAACATCGACGACCCCATCCCTTTCACCGGCGACATAAGCCTTGGTGTCGGCCCCGGCCCCGCGCGTTTTATAAGCAGCGGCCAGGGGGAAGCCCGTGGTCGGGATTTCGAACAACGGCTTGCCGGTGTCGGTTTGGTAAATGGTCACAGACCCCTGATAACCCGTTTTGCTGTTGGTCTGGTTGTTGGCAACCAACAACCGGGAACCGTTCGAGTTGAACGACATCCCGGCAAAGTTGTAGGGGAGTCCCCGGTCTTTGGGGGCTTGCGCTTTGATCGGCGTATCGATTTCGGAAAGCATTCCGTCAACCAGCGAATAGTGGGTGACCATGTCTTGGGCACCGCGGGAGACATAGACATCGCCGGTCTTGGGGTGGATGGCGATCCCGAAATACAGGCCGACCTTTTCCGGGTTGTCCTTGCTTGTCTTGTAGTCGATTTGGGAGACGATCTTCCCGGTTGCGACATCGACACAGGAGAGTTTT
Proteins encoded:
- a CDS encoding family 20 glycosylhydrolase, which encodes MAMGLPMVLLGLALLGQPATLPPIIPQPQEYVRKSGEFEILPSTVIVAGAGELAEAEKFAAMLRRSTGYPLPIQPAKPAKDYIEFELKPEMKWLGGEGYRVSIRPGFASIRSFAADGLFHGIQTFRQLLPVAVESGEPVYAPWKVPAVEISDTPRFGWRGMHLDESRHFFGKAAVEKFIDVLALYKFNRFHWHLVDDGGWRLEIKKYPDLTRVGAWRIGDGRGFNPAELFFNQNDGVYEVYGGFYTQEEVKEVVAYAAERHIEVIPEIEMPSHCLPALWAYRQLACDSESVNKVLPSLRTQFVNTFCPGKEETMSFITGVLDEVCALFPSREIHIGGDEPDLRTWESCRSCQSLRERNQLSGVEAEYGWFMRQVSGYLKSKGKTPVAWDESIDSGPIPGLTVMSWRGISGAVSAVKAGLPAVLAPQDTAYFDRSESITSTENVYAFDPMPPGLTAGQQALIRGGQGQLWTERLNDWRAVEQAAFPRVLALSEALWSDTKTKDWGRFESGLGSHIARLDAMGIQSHIERPKLGPVMVAFRERISVDPPETPPGMTLRRTLDGSAPTPSSEVYDGPFAVAASTTLKAAFQRGGGPMGEATTVEYVLVGPARAGLQPGLWADWHRGRFRSVDGFADPTERGQVPTWANQWRYLAEPLGAKFSGYLRIPADGDYTFYLRSDDGSRLTLAGVQLIDLPNVGVAQASQATARLVKGDYPFELSYFDMGGNRELLWEVEAKGFRRRSVPTEWLFRDR
- a CDS encoding DUF2779 domain-containing protein; translated protein: MDSGPRRISKSAFKDGKRCPKRLWFRWNAPDLATSDEAMLARAALGHEIGQLARGLNPGGVESAGDTTALRLESTRGLLAGGAETIYEAAFEADGLYAQVDILYRGRSGWVIREVKSAKSVNDQHVTDSAFQLMVLERSGLSVERVEIVTVALDAPAIASSRIQDLFAVQDVTGPARGESIELFDQVRELRAIIEDGRAEAVEPGRHCDSACPFYSHCFAALPDDDLLFAPNLSKGKYEELRAAGYRRMSELPDSVVLSPNAEHVRQVLASGQVPWVDASLAKAVSGMKFPLVFLDFETASPLFPVNPGMRGGELVVFQFSAHVLSGPGGPLAHYEHIDLESPDPHPGVVAALAPVFSGAGSILHYSPFEKRCLNRLVAAGVEGANGLLGQFLRSAVDMEGFFKGPVYHPAMRGKTSIKVVLPALVPDLDYSDLEIKSGGMAEMSYIEARTGKLAGDELNRRREALLRYCERDTEAMVRLFNRIWELCR